The following are encoded together in the Streptomyces sp. NBC_00341 genome:
- a CDS encoding YafY family protein: MRASRLVTLLLLLQDRGRMTARQLAGELEVSVRTVYRDVEALGAAGIPLYGDAGHAGGYRLVDGYRTRLTGLTADESQAAFLAALPGPAAELGLGEALATARLKLRAALPAELREHAERIQERFLLDAPGWYGDADRTPHLTAAAAAVWARRAVVLRYRRWRAPEEIERRVEPYGLVLKAGRWYLVADGPPGIRSYRIDQILELRSLEEEFVIQDGFDLTRHWNSYLADFRARLHTGEAVLRLTPEGARRLGVPSDGDGWTEARVPIESIDHAHGEFLRLGADVEVVAPAELRDRIAETVRTLAARYEG; encoded by the coding sequence ATGCGTGCGAGCCGGCTGGTCACCCTCCTTCTGCTGCTCCAGGACCGGGGCCGGATGACGGCCCGGCAGCTGGCCGGGGAACTGGAGGTCTCCGTACGGACCGTCTACCGCGACGTCGAGGCGCTCGGCGCCGCGGGTATCCCGCTGTACGGTGACGCCGGACATGCGGGCGGCTACCGGCTGGTCGACGGCTACCGGACCCGGCTCACCGGACTGACCGCGGACGAGTCGCAGGCCGCGTTCCTCGCCGCACTCCCCGGCCCCGCCGCCGAGCTCGGCCTCGGCGAGGCGCTCGCCACCGCCCGGCTCAAGCTGCGGGCCGCCCTTCCGGCGGAGCTGCGCGAGCACGCCGAGCGGATCCAGGAGCGCTTCCTGCTCGACGCCCCCGGCTGGTACGGCGACGCCGACCGGACGCCTCACCTGACCGCTGCCGCCGCCGCGGTGTGGGCGCGGCGGGCGGTGGTACTGCGATACCGGCGCTGGCGGGCGCCGGAGGAGATCGAACGGCGGGTGGAGCCGTACGGGCTCGTCCTCAAGGCCGGCCGCTGGTATCTGGTCGCCGACGGACCACCCGGGATCCGCTCCTACCGGATCGATCAGATCCTCGAACTCCGTTCGCTGGAAGAAGAGTTCGTCATCCAGGACGGGTTCGACCTGACCAGGCACTGGAACAGTTATCTGGCCGATTTCCGGGCGCGACTGCACACCGGGGAGGCCGTGCTGCGGCTCACCCCGGAGGGTGCCCGCCGCCTCGGCGTCCCATCCGACGGTGACGGATGGACGGAGGCCCGGGTGCCCATCGAGTCGATCGACCACGCCCATGGGGAGTTCCTGCGGCTGGGCGCCGACGTCGAGGTCGTGGCACCGGCTGAACTCCGCGACCGCATCGCCGAGACGGTACGGACCCTGGCCGCCCGCTACGAAGGGTGA
- a CDS encoding NIPSNAP family protein — protein MSIVELRQYTLHSGARETLIELFEREFVIGQQAVGITVGGRFRDLGDPDRFVWLRAFPDMAHRRRALKAFYTGPVWRQHRDAANATMVDSDNVLLLRGPGFMPPPGAGEVLATVCHPTDAAAFDAYAARHLNPVHALHRTEHAENDFPRLPVRTGEDARVWFGPAELPPWPTGRLRLEPVTP, from the coding sequence ATGAGCATCGTCGAACTCCGGCAGTACACCCTGCATTCCGGAGCCCGGGAGACGCTGATCGAGCTGTTCGAGCGCGAGTTCGTGATCGGTCAGCAGGCGGTGGGCATCACCGTCGGAGGCCGCTTCCGCGACCTCGGCGACCCGGACCGTTTCGTCTGGCTGCGCGCGTTCCCCGACATGGCGCACCGTCGACGCGCTCTGAAGGCGTTCTACACCGGCCCGGTCTGGCGGCAGCACCGCGACGCGGCCAACGCCACCATGGTCGACAGCGACAACGTCCTGCTGCTGCGGGGTCCGGGCTTCATGCCTCCGCCGGGCGCCGGTGAAGTGCTCGCGACAGTCTGCCACCCCACCGACGCCGCCGCCTTCGACGCGTACGCCGCCCGACACCTGAATCCGGTCCATGCGCTGCACCGCACTGAGCACGCCGAGAACGACTTCCCCCGTCTGCCCGTCCGCACCGGGGAGGACGCCCGGGTCTGGTTCGGCCCGGCCGAGCTACCGCCCTGGCCGACCGGACGGCTGCGGCTGGAACCCGTGACGCCTTAG
- a CDS encoding universal stress protein codes for MTSTEHPVIAGVDGSSTGRDALDWAARESRGRGLGLVVVHALQPARRAGQEAQRREAEELLTESVRRVNEIAPGLRPTTLAPLDFPAAALTALSRAASMVVVGSRGLGGFRSLMLGSNSLATASMARCPVVVVRGGRPDEEEEEEYPKGLQDVVAGVAADESAEPVLEFAFEAAASRPGARLRIVHGWMMFSSMLSGGPVFDLEAAAGSAERTLAELTAGRREDYPRVEVVMEPVNGSASHTLVAASATAGLTVIGRRRGGESLGLGLSPVAQTTLTHARGPVAVVPG; via the coding sequence ATGACCAGCACCGAGCATCCCGTGATCGCCGGGGTCGACGGTTCCTCGACCGGCCGCGACGCACTGGACTGGGCGGCCCGCGAGTCCCGCGGCAGGGGGCTCGGACTGGTGGTCGTGCACGCGCTCCAGCCCGCCCGGCGGGCCGGCCAGGAGGCGCAGCGGCGCGAGGCGGAGGAGCTGCTCACGGAGTCGGTCCGCCGGGTGAACGAGATCGCACCCGGGCTGCGCCCCACGACGCTCGCGCCGCTGGACTTCCCGGCGGCGGCACTGACCGCGCTGAGCCGGGCCGCGTCGATGGTGGTGGTCGGCTCGCGCGGACTGGGCGGCTTCCGCTCCCTGATGCTGGGGTCCAACAGCCTGGCGACCGCGTCCATGGCCCGGTGTCCCGTGGTCGTCGTCCGTGGCGGGCGCCCGGACGAGGAGGAAGAAGAGGAGTACCCGAAGGGCCTCCAGGACGTCGTCGCGGGCGTGGCCGCCGACGAGAGCGCCGAGCCGGTGCTGGAGTTCGCCTTCGAGGCCGCCGCCTCGCGGCCCGGCGCGCGGTTGCGGATCGTGCACGGCTGGATGATGTTCTCCTCGATGCTGTCCGGCGGCCCCGTCTTCGACCTGGAGGCGGCGGCAGGCTCGGCCGAGCGCACTCTCGCCGAGCTCACGGCGGGCCGGCGGGAGGACTACCCGCGGGTCGAGGTCGTGATGGAACCCGTCAACGGCTCCGCGTCGCACACGCTGGTCGCGGCGTCGGCGACCGCGGGCCTGACGGTGATCGGGCGGCGCAGGGGCGGCGAGTCGCTCGGTCTCGGCCTCTCCCCGGTGGCGCAGACGACGCTCACCCATGCGCGGGGCCCGGTGGCCGTGGTCCCCGGCTGA
- a CDS encoding nuclear transport factor 2 family protein → MTQRVDLSTVMDRISIDAVITGYAVAVDDGEWADYRALFAPDGRADYRTAGGIEGPASEVAQWLSQTMLLFPVRQHLIVNRRLDLQDLGGYPGDGARVQADYMNPMRLGNDTEGAGSGTDEARPTAPNFVSGGRYAFELVRTEGGWRIRGVTVHEKWRSMTGALAAD, encoded by the coding sequence ATGACGCAGCGTGTGGATCTCTCGACCGTGATGGACCGGATCTCCATCGACGCAGTGATCACCGGCTACGCGGTGGCGGTGGACGACGGCGAATGGGCTGACTACCGGGCACTGTTCGCCCCGGACGGCCGCGCCGACTACCGCACGGCGGGCGGTATCGAAGGGCCCGCCTCCGAGGTGGCGCAATGGCTCTCGCAGACCATGCTGCTCTTTCCCGTACGGCAGCATCTGATCGTCAACCGCCGGCTCGACCTCCAGGATCTCGGCGGCTACCCGGGTGACGGCGCCCGGGTACAGGCCGACTACATGAACCCGATGCGGCTCGGCAACGACACCGAAGGCGCCGGGAGCGGTACGGACGAAGCCCGTCCGACCGCACCGAACTTCGTCTCCGGCGGGCGCTACGCCTTCGAGCTGGTCCGTACGGAGGGCGGCTGGCGGATCAGGGGCGTGACCGTTCACGAGAAGTGGCGGAGCATGACGGGCGCCCTCGCCGCCGACTGA
- the lnt gene encoding apolipoprotein N-acyltransferase produces the protein MWTGAGQRREWGERILASTVWRGVVALLAGALPALAFPAPALWWFAYVALVPLLLLIRSAGTGRRAAVDGWLGGTGYMLAVHHWLMPSLHVFIVVLAALLGLLWAPWGLLVSRLLGGRLSGTAVVAAVIVVPCGWLMIELARSWEALGGPWGLLGASQWQVAPALRLASVGGVWLVSLLVVAVNTALTLLLVASAARTAAVVSLVAGAVVVGTVWVWAPRPERSGVARIAVVQPGVIEGPGSVQRRFARSEELTRSLAGRDLDLVVWGESSVAVDPVRRPDVAARIAALSRLVGADVLVNVDARQTDASGRTGIFKSAVLVGPHGLTGDRYDKMRLVPFGEYVPARSALGWATSMGRAAGEDRLRGARQVTMALPGADRMRIGPLVCFESAFPDMSRQLTRDGAQVLVAQSSTSSFQHGWAPAQHASLGALRAAENGRPMVHATLTGVSAVYGPQGERVGAPLGTGTSGAEVFGVPMAGGTTLYVRLGDWPLYGALAVLAAFCAFEGVRSVRGRPGRSVPVGAASAGGGTPDGAGAVTRSAR, from the coding sequence ATGTGGACCGGGGCCGGGCAGCGGCGCGAGTGGGGCGAACGGATACTCGCATCCACCGTGTGGCGCGGTGTCGTCGCGCTCCTGGCGGGTGCGTTGCCCGCGCTGGCGTTCCCCGCCCCCGCGCTGTGGTGGTTCGCCTATGTGGCGCTGGTGCCGTTGCTGCTGCTGATCCGGTCCGCCGGCACGGGCCGCCGGGCGGCCGTCGACGGTTGGCTCGGCGGCACCGGATACATGCTCGCCGTGCACCACTGGCTGATGCCGAGTCTCCATGTGTTCATCGTGGTGCTGGCGGCGCTGCTCGGTCTGCTGTGGGCGCCGTGGGGCCTGCTCGTCTCCCGTCTGCTGGGCGGGCGGCTGTCCGGTACGGCGGTGGTGGCGGCCGTGATCGTGGTGCCGTGCGGCTGGCTGATGATCGAGCTGGCCCGCTCCTGGGAGGCGCTCGGCGGCCCCTGGGGGCTGCTGGGGGCGAGCCAGTGGCAGGTGGCGCCGGCGCTCCGGCTGGCCTCGGTGGGCGGGGTGTGGCTGGTGAGCCTGCTGGTGGTGGCGGTGAACACCGCGCTCACGCTGCTGCTGGTGGCCTCGGCCGCCCGCACGGCGGCGGTCGTCTCGCTCGTGGCGGGCGCCGTGGTGGTGGGCACGGTATGGGTGTGGGCGCCCCGGCCGGAGCGGTCGGGGGTGGCACGGATCGCCGTCGTGCAGCCCGGCGTCATCGAGGGGCCCGGCAGTGTGCAGCGCCGGTTCGCCCGCAGTGAGGAGCTGACGCGCTCGCTGGCCGGCCGGGATCTCGACCTGGTCGTGTGGGGCGAGAGCAGTGTCGCGGTGGATCCGGTCCGGCGGCCCGATGTCGCGGCCCGGATCGCGGCGCTGTCGCGGCTGGTGGGCGCGGACGTGCTGGTGAACGTGGACGCACGGCAGACCGACGCCTCCGGCCGGACCGGCATCTTCAAGAGCGCGGTGCTGGTGGGTCCGCACGGGCTGACCGGGGACCGTTACGACAAGATGCGGCTGGTTCCGTTCGGCGAGTACGTCCCGGCCCGTTCGGCGCTCGGCTGGGCGACCTCGATGGGCAGGGCCGCGGGCGAGGACCGGCTGCGCGGCGCCCGGCAGGTGACGATGGCGCTGCCCGGTGCGGACCGGATGCGCATCGGCCCGCTGGTCTGTTTCGAGTCCGCGTTTCCCGATATGAGCCGGCAGCTGACCCGGGACGGTGCGCAGGTGCTGGTCGCCCAGTCCTCCACGTCGTCGTTCCAGCACGGCTGGGCACCCGCCCAGCACGCCTCGCTCGGGGCGCTGCGGGCCGCCGAGAACGGCCGCCCGATGGTGCACGCCACGCTGACGGGCGTCAGCGCGGTGTACGGCCCGCAGGGCGAGCGGGTCGGGGCGCCGCTCGGTACGGGCACCAGCGGCGCCGAGGTGTTCGGCGTGCCCATGGCCGGCGGCACCACGCTCTACGTCCGGCTGGGTGACTGGCCGTTGTACGGCGCGCTGGCGGTCCTGGCCGCGTTCTGTGCGTTCGAGGGGGTGCGGTCGGTGCGCGGCAGGCCCGGCAGGTCCGTGCCGGTGGGTGCGGCCTCCGCCGGCGGCGGGACCCCGGACGGAGCCGGCGCGGTGACCAGGTCCGCGCGGTGA
- a CDS encoding Gfo/Idh/MocA family protein translates to MKVGCIGLGDIAQKAYLPVLSTLPGVELHLQTRTPATLAAVAETHRIPAAQCHTDLGSLLDQGLDAAFVHAPTAAHPEIAGRLIEAGVPTYVDKPLAYGLAESERLVELAEARGVGLAVGFNRRLAPGYAQCAEHPRELILMQKNRVGLPEDPRTMVFDDFIHVVDTLRFLIPGPVEHTVVRARIRDGLMHHVVLQLSGDGFTAIGAMNRLSGSTEERLEVSGQDSKREVVNLAEVIDHKGQPSMRRRGDWVPVARQRGIEQSVLTFLDAVRDGRTPSARDALETHELCERVLRDLDCA, encoded by the coding sequence GTGAAGGTCGGCTGCATCGGGCTCGGAGACATCGCGCAGAAGGCGTACCTGCCGGTACTCAGCACCCTGCCGGGGGTCGAACTGCATCTGCAGACCCGCACCCCCGCCACCCTGGCCGCCGTCGCGGAGACCCACCGGATCCCCGCCGCGCAGTGCCACACGGACCTCGGCTCGCTGCTCGACCAGGGACTGGACGCGGCGTTCGTGCACGCCCCGACCGCAGCGCATCCGGAGATCGCCGGCCGGCTGATCGAGGCGGGCGTCCCCACCTACGTCGACAAGCCGCTCGCCTACGGGCTCGCGGAGTCCGAGCGGCTGGTGGAGCTGGCGGAGGCCAGAGGAGTCGGCCTCGCCGTCGGATTCAACCGCCGCCTGGCGCCCGGCTACGCCCAGTGCGCCGAGCACCCGCGCGAGCTGATCCTGATGCAGAAGAACCGGGTCGGGCTGCCGGAGGACCCCCGGACCATGGTGTTCGACGACTTCATCCACGTCGTCGACACCCTGCGTTTCCTGATCCCGGGCCCGGTCGAGCACACCGTCGTACGGGCCAGGATCCGCGACGGCCTGATGCACCACGTCGTGCTCCAGCTGTCCGGCGACGGTTTCACCGCCATCGGGGCGATGAACCGCCTCAGCGGCTCGACCGAGGAACGCCTCGAGGTATCCGGACAGGACTCCAAGCGCGAGGTCGTCAACCTCGCAGAGGTGATTGACCACAAGGGCCAGCCGAGCATGCGGCGGCGCGGCGACTGGGTGCCGGTGGCCCGCCAGCGCGGCATCGAGCAGAGCGTGCTGACGTTCCTGGACGCCGTGCGGGACGGACGGACGCCGAGCGCCCGGGACGCCCTGGAGACGCACGAACTGTGCGAGCGCGTCCTGCGTGACCTCGACTGCGCGTAG
- a CDS encoding FAD-dependent oxidoreductase, which produces MRAPRAVVIGSGIGGLTTAVALHRSGWHVTVVERSASLEPVGAGISLAPNAQRALDVIGLGDEIRSLAAWQGEGGMRSPDGRWLARTDSTAAAERFGGPLVLLHRATLVDRLAAALPASAVRTGCPARLVDPGTAGGRPAVIGTPDGTVEAELVIGADGIHSAVRDALFPDHPGPSYAGFTTWRVLVPAPAEPFAPHETWGRGALWGTQPFKDGRAYAYAAAVAPAGARAADDERAELLRRFGDWHRPIPGIIEAVAPGSVLRNDVHQMTEPLPAFHRGRTVLVGDAAHAMAPTLGQGGNQAIEDAVVLAHHVAPGTDLGAGLAAYTAERLPRTTAIVRKAAQVSRLMRLSGPVSVALRDFTMSTVSRLGPGLVLRTFDGIADWRPPQPTYAAGTNDAPVVQTRRTTTDENRDARR; this is translated from the coding sequence ATGCGCGCACCCCGTGCGGTCGTCATCGGCAGCGGAATCGGTGGACTCACGACGGCGGTGGCCCTGCACCGGTCGGGATGGCACGTCACCGTGGTGGAACGGTCCGCGTCGCTGGAACCCGTCGGCGCCGGCATCAGCCTCGCCCCCAACGCCCAGCGCGCCCTGGACGTCATCGGGCTCGGCGACGAGATCAGGTCCCTGGCCGCCTGGCAGGGCGAGGGCGGTATGCGCTCACCGGACGGCCGCTGGCTCGCCAGGACCGACAGCACCGCCGCGGCCGAGCGGTTCGGCGGTCCGCTCGTCCTGCTGCACCGGGCCACCCTGGTCGACCGCCTCGCCGCCGCGCTCCCCGCGTCCGCCGTCCGCACCGGCTGCCCGGCCCGCCTCGTGGACCCGGGCACCGCGGGCGGCCGGCCCGCCGTGATCGGCACCCCGGACGGGACCGTCGAGGCCGAGCTCGTGATCGGCGCCGACGGTATCCACTCGGCCGTACGGGACGCCCTCTTCCCGGACCACCCCGGCCCGTCGTACGCGGGCTTCACCACCTGGCGTGTCCTGGTCCCCGCGCCCGCGGAGCCCTTCGCCCCGCACGAGACCTGGGGACGCGGCGCGCTCTGGGGCACCCAGCCGTTCAAGGACGGCCGGGCCTACGCGTACGCGGCTGCGGTCGCCCCGGCGGGTGCGCGGGCCGCCGACGACGAGCGGGCCGAACTGCTGCGCAGGTTCGGTGACTGGCACCGCCCGATACCCGGGATCATCGAAGCCGTCGCACCCGGAAGCGTCCTGCGCAACGATGTCCACCAGATGACAGAGCCGCTGCCCGCCTTCCACCGGGGCCGCACGGTGCTCGTCGGGGACGCCGCCCACGCCATGGCCCCCACCCTGGGCCAGGGCGGCAACCAGGCCATCGAGGACGCCGTCGTGCTCGCCCACCACGTCGCACCGGGCACGGACCTGGGTGCGGGCCTCGCCGCGTACACCGCCGAGCGGCTGCCCCGGACCACCGCCATCGTGCGCAAGGCGGCACAGGTCTCGCGGCTGATGCGCCTGTCCGGGCCCGTCTCCGTCGCGCTTCGCGACTTCACGATGTCCACGGTCTCCCGGCTCGGACCGGGTCTCGTCCTGCGCACGTTCGACGGCATCGCCGACTGGCGCCCGCCGCAGCCCACGTATGCTGCCGGAACGAACGACGCGCCGGTCGTACAAACGCGGCGGACCACCACGGACGAGAACCGCGACGCACGGCGCTGA